The Austwickia sp. genome includes a region encoding these proteins:
- the crtI gene encoding phytoene desaturase, giving the protein MSHVVVIGAGLAGLAAACHLRGQGHEVTVLERQAGPGGRGIRLERNGFTFDTGPTVLTMVDLVDEALKAVGVRAHDVLDPVRLDPAYRALFADGSTLHVRHGHEAMRAEIARECGSLDAAAFDQFVAWLRELYLVEMPHFIDANFDSPLDLMRSPRAAARLIRLGGFGRLGPAIRSRFRDPRLHRLFSFQAMYAGLAPEQALAIYAVITYMDSIEGVWFPRGGMRAVPEAMAAAAAAAGVEFRYDRTVTRVLTRTDGVVAGVCVEPSSAGPHGEPSSPGPYVEGARAPERIACDAVICTLDLPTAYDRLLPDLTPPVAVQRPTYSPSAVVWHLGVRGVPQQAAHHNIHFGAAWEDAFEDLLTRGVRMRDPSRLVSVPSLDDPTAAPEGCSTLYVLEPVPNLAAGRLDWAVERPRVRDELQCFLQQAGYPTEIVAEELVDPTDWARAGMAGGTPFALAHTFAQTGPFRPPNVERRRPGLFFAGSGTVPGVGVPMVLISGKLAARRVAAYLPALGRTASPSAPR; this is encoded by the coding sequence GTGAGCCATGTCGTCGTCATCGGTGCCGGCCTGGCGGGCCTGGCCGCGGCGTGTCACCTGCGCGGCCAGGGGCACGAGGTCACGGTCCTGGAGCGGCAGGCCGGTCCGGGGGGCCGCGGGATCCGGTTGGAGCGCAACGGATTCACCTTCGACACGGGGCCGACCGTGCTCACCATGGTCGACCTCGTCGACGAGGCGCTCAAGGCCGTCGGCGTCCGCGCCCATGACGTCCTCGACCCGGTCCGGCTGGACCCCGCCTACCGGGCCCTGTTCGCCGACGGGTCCACCCTGCACGTGCGCCACGGCCACGAGGCGATGCGCGCCGAGATCGCCCGGGAGTGCGGCTCGCTCGACGCCGCCGCCTTCGACCAGTTCGTCGCCTGGCTGCGTGAGCTCTACCTCGTGGAGATGCCGCACTTCATCGACGCCAACTTCGACTCCCCGCTCGACCTGATGCGCTCCCCGCGGGCCGCGGCCCGGCTGATCCGGCTCGGCGGCTTCGGGCGACTCGGGCCCGCGATCCGGAGCCGGTTCCGGGACCCGCGGCTGCACCGGCTGTTCTCGTTCCAGGCCATGTACGCCGGCCTGGCGCCCGAGCAGGCGCTCGCGATCTACGCGGTCATCACCTACATGGACAGCATCGAGGGGGTCTGGTTCCCGCGGGGCGGGATGCGCGCGGTCCCGGAGGCGATGGCCGCCGCCGCGGCGGCCGCGGGGGTGGAGTTCCGCTACGACCGCACCGTGACTCGCGTGCTTACCCGCACCGACGGGGTCGTCGCGGGGGTGTGCGTCGAGCCGTCCTCGGCCGGACCGCACGGCGAGCCGTCGTCGCCCGGGCCGTACGTCGAGGGCGCGCGGGCGCCCGAGCGCATCGCCTGCGATGCCGTGATCTGCACGCTGGACCTGCCCACGGCGTACGACCGGCTCCTGCCCGACCTGACCCCGCCCGTCGCAGTGCAACGCCCGACGTACTCGCCGTCCGCCGTCGTCTGGCACCTCGGCGTCCGTGGGGTGCCCCAGCAGGCGGCGCACCACAACATCCACTTCGGCGCCGCCTGGGAGGACGCCTTCGAGGACCTGCTGACCCGGGGCGTGCGAATGCGCGACCCGTCCCGGCTCGTCTCGGTGCCCTCGCTCGACGACCCCACCGCGGCGCCGGAGGGATGCTCGACGCTGTACGTGCTGGAGCCCGTGCCGAACCTCGCCGCCGGCCGCCTCGACTGGGCCGTGGAGCGCCCCCGCGTGCGCGATGAGCTGCAGTGCTTCCTTCAGCAAGCGGGGTACCCGACCGAGATCGTCGCCGAGGAGCTGGTCGATCCGACCGACTGGGCGCGGGCGGGGATGGCCGGGGGGACGCCGTTCGCGCTGGCGCACACCTTCGCCCAGACCGGTCCGTTCCGCCCGCCCAACGTGGAGCGCCGCCGGCCGGGCCTGTTCTTCGCCGGGTCCGGGACGGTGCCCGGCGTCGGCGTACCCATGGTGCTCATCTCCGGCAAGCTGGCCGCGCGCCGCGTGGCCGCCTACCTGCCCGCTCTAGGGCGGACGGCCTCGCCGTCCGCCCCGCGATGA
- a CDS encoding FAD-dependent oxidoreductase, protein MRPGRPTWTPGRDSRAVRLPARPGTSGAEPLDRAASGDRRADGVPRVAVVGGGIAGISAAVALADRGVAVTLLEARDRLGGRVRSWPVAVPGSPVAPGLTGGDTMSRGFHAFFRQYYNLRSVLRRVDPDLRGLRPVTDYPLLHADGTRDSFTAIPRRPPFNIAGFVAASPSFGLADLPRVDLHAALGLLDVDFPATYSAYDGVSAADVLDRLRFPPGMRDLALEVFARSFFADPRDFSGGELIAMFHTYFLGSAEGLLFDVSADDFDTTWWRPLGRYLTDRGAQIRCDTAAVAIEDDGRGRRVVQADGERLAADAVVLAADRAALQRIVAASPRLGDDPWRAAVARGRLAPRFVVQRLWFDRPMRPDTAPFVGTAAYGYLDNVSAVHLLEEGAAAWARRTGGSVVELHAYAVPDEVHDAEVVADLRRQLARLHPELDGAARVHEELLVEQDCPLAGTDPWAARPGVATPDQAVVLAGDGVRCELPVALMERAATTGLQAANLLLDRWGLPGHDLWSVPTSTRFGPAVGAARRLLRQGAS, encoded by the coding sequence ATGCGCCCCGGACGGCCCACCTGGACGCCGGGCCGTGACTCGCGGGCGGTGCGCCTCCCCGCCCGGCCGGGAACGTCGGGTGCCGAGCCCCTCGACCGCGCCGCGTCGGGGGACCGCCGCGCCGACGGAGTCCCGCGCGTCGCGGTCGTCGGTGGCGGCATCGCCGGGATCTCAGCCGCGGTGGCGCTCGCGGACCGCGGCGTGGCCGTCACGCTGCTGGAGGCGCGCGATCGTCTCGGCGGCCGGGTCCGGAGCTGGCCCGTAGCGGTGCCCGGCAGCCCGGTCGCACCGGGCCTGACCGGCGGCGACACCATGAGCCGCGGGTTCCACGCGTTCTTCCGGCAGTACTACAACCTGCGCTCCGTCCTGCGCCGCGTCGACCCCGACCTGCGCGGGCTGCGCCCGGTCACCGACTACCCGCTGCTGCACGCCGACGGCACGCGCGACTCGTTCACCGCGATCCCGCGCCGACCCCCGTTCAACATCGCCGGGTTCGTCGCGGCCAGCCCCTCCTTCGGGCTGGCGGACCTGCCGCGCGTCGACCTCCACGCCGCCCTGGGCCTGCTCGACGTGGACTTCCCGGCGACGTACTCGGCGTACGACGGCGTGAGCGCCGCCGATGTGCTCGACCGGCTCCGCTTCCCGCCCGGCATGCGCGACCTCGCGCTGGAGGTGTTCGCGCGCAGCTTCTTCGCCGACCCGCGCGACTTCTCCGGCGGCGAGCTGATCGCCATGTTCCACACCTACTTCCTCGGCTCCGCGGAGGGCCTGCTCTTCGACGTCTCCGCCGACGACTTCGACACCACCTGGTGGCGGCCCCTCGGCCGCTATCTCACCGACCGCGGGGCGCAGATCCGGTGCGACACCGCGGCGGTCGCGATCGAGGACGACGGCCGGGGACGGCGGGTGGTGCAGGCGGACGGCGAGCGTCTCGCGGCCGACGCGGTCGTGCTCGCCGCCGACCGGGCCGCCCTGCAGCGGATCGTCGCCGCGAGCCCCCGGCTCGGCGACGATCCCTGGCGGGCCGCCGTCGCGCGGGGTCGGCTGGCGCCGCGCTTCGTCGTGCAGCGCCTGTGGTTCGACCGGCCGATGCGGCCGGACACCGCCCCGTTCGTGGGGACCGCGGCCTACGGCTACCTCGACAACGTCTCGGCGGTGCACCTGCTCGAGGAGGGCGCCGCGGCCTGGGCCCGGCGCACCGGCGGCAGCGTCGTGGAGCTGCACGCGTACGCCGTACCGGACGAGGTCCACGACGCCGAGGTGGTGGCCGACCTGCGTCGGCAGCTGGCCCGCCTGCACCCCGAACTGGACGGCGCCGCAAGGGTCCACGAGGAGCTCCTCGTCGAACAGGACTGCCCCCTCGCCGGGACCGATCCGTGGGCGGCGCGACCGGGGGTGGCCACCCCCGACCAGGCCGTGGTCCTCGCGGGCGACGGCGTACGGTGCGAACTCCCCGTCGCCCTCATGGAGCGTGCCGCGACGACCGGGCTGCAGGCCGCGAACCTGCTGCTCGACCGCTGGGGCCTGCCGGGACACGACCTGTGGAGCGTGCCCACCTCGACCAGATTCGGCCCAGCCGTCGGCGCCGCCCGGCGGCTCCTACGCCAAGGAGCATCATGA
- a CDS encoding Rieske 2Fe-2S domain-containing protein, with amino-acid sequence MYSAILARIERADYDVFAGRIRVPSAAKVALAARVLAAGTGEAAAPYEPRIPVRRVPRPPAAELSSTWRQAAVPRIERALAAATRRDPGGWYVVGASPDLRAGTSLVRTVAGREVALWRTADGTLRAGPGACPHMGASLAGCAVLGEDVVCRWHGLRLPGEWPGAWPLLPAYDDGVLMWIRLEQPGETPTERPVLPARPDPQRALAAVYTHAARCEPQDILANRLDPWHGAWFHPYAFSHLEVDEHASTDECLVTDVTFRLDRTWGVPVRAEFTCPDARTIVMTIVAGEGAGSVVETHATPMGPDASGLPRTVMTEATVACSDRTGFRVARGVAPLVSPLVRRTQGRLWVDDIAYAERRYLVRTGRIG; translated from the coding sequence ATGTACTCGGCGATCCTCGCCCGGATCGAGCGCGCCGACTACGACGTGTTCGCCGGCCGGATCCGAGTCCCCTCGGCCGCCAAGGTCGCGCTCGCCGCGCGCGTCCTGGCCGCCGGGACCGGCGAGGCGGCCGCGCCGTACGAGCCGCGGATCCCCGTGCGCCGGGTCCCTCGGCCGCCGGCGGCGGAGCTGAGCTCTACGTGGCGCCAGGCCGCGGTGCCCCGGATCGAGCGGGCCCTGGCGGCCGCCACGCGGCGGGACCCCGGCGGCTGGTACGTCGTGGGTGCGAGCCCCGATCTGCGCGCGGGCACCTCACTCGTCCGAACCGTCGCGGGTCGCGAGGTGGCGCTCTGGCGCACGGCCGACGGGACGCTGCGCGCCGGGCCGGGCGCCTGCCCCCACATGGGGGCCAGCCTGGCCGGGTGTGCCGTGCTGGGTGAGGACGTCGTGTGCCGCTGGCACGGCCTGCGCCTCCCGGGGGAATGGCCTGGGGCCTGGCCCTTGCTGCCGGCGTACGACGACGGCGTGCTCATGTGGATCCGGCTCGAGCAGCCCGGCGAGACCCCCACCGAGCGGCCGGTGCTGCCGGCGCGGCCGGACCCCCAGCGGGCGCTGGCGGCCGTCTACACCCACGCGGCGCGCTGCGAGCCCCAGGACATCCTGGCCAACCGTCTCGATCCCTGGCATGGCGCGTGGTTCCACCCGTACGCCTTCAGCCACCTCGAGGTCGACGAGCACGCGAGCACCGACGAGTGCCTGGTCACGGACGTGACGTTCCGGCTCGACCGGACCTGGGGCGTGCCCGTGCGCGCCGAGTTCACCTGCCCGGACGCGCGCACCATCGTCATGACGATCGTCGCCGGCGAGGGCGCCGGCAGCGTTGTCGAGACGCACGCCACGCCCATGGGACCCGACGCGTCGGGGCTGCCCCGCACCGTCATGACCGAGGCGACGGTGGCCTGCTCGGATCGGACCGGCTTCCGGGTGGCCCGCGGGGTGGCGCCGCTGGTGAGTCCGCTCGTACGGCGTACGCAGGGGCGCCTGTGGGTCGACGACATCGCGTACGCCGAGCGGCGCTACCTCGTGCGCACCGGCAGGATCGGGTGA
- a CDS encoding lycopene cyclase domain-containing protein, translating to MPEYTVLAVVSVVAVLAAERFWYRTGLLRTGRYWCAMAIVGFFQVLVDGWLTKLSAPIVRYAPEHHLGIRAPWDIPVEDFLFGWSMVTLAILGWVRAASHERNEI from the coding sequence ATGCCTGAATACACGGTGCTCGCCGTCGTTTCGGTGGTGGCGGTGCTGGCGGCCGAACGCTTCTGGTACCGGACGGGCCTCCTGCGCACCGGCCGCTATTGGTGCGCGATGGCGATCGTGGGCTTCTTCCAGGTGCTCGTCGACGGCTGGCTGACCAAGCTCAGCGCCCCGATCGTGCGCTACGCCCCCGAGCATCACCTCGGCATTCGCGCCCCCTGGGACATCCCGGTCGAGGACTTCCTGTTCGGGTGGTCCATGGTGACGCTGGCGATCCTGGGCTGGGTCCGCGCCGCCAGCCACGAGAGGAACGAGATCTGA
- the idi gene encoding isopentenyl-diphosphate Delta-isomerase translates to MLYPTPAPDALAEESDLVVLLAEDGTTTGTAPRDQVHGADTPLHLAFSTYLFDPAGRLLLTRRALTKRTWPGVWSNSCCGHPKPGEAVVEAAGRRVREELGAEPRDLALAVPDFRYRAVDASGIVEHEICPVFVGKVDPAELSPDADEIAETTWVPWEAVVTAARATPMLLSPWAVRQIPLVAQMESSLWGGDRPHAQGGLSA, encoded by the coding sequence GTGCTCTATCCCACCCCCGCCCCCGACGCGCTCGCCGAGGAGTCCGACCTCGTCGTCCTCCTCGCCGAGGACGGCACGACGACCGGTACGGCGCCCCGCGACCAGGTGCACGGCGCCGACACCCCGCTCCACCTGGCCTTCTCGACGTACCTGTTCGACCCCGCCGGCCGCCTCCTGCTCACCCGCCGGGCGCTGACCAAGCGCACCTGGCCGGGGGTTTGGTCCAACAGCTGCTGCGGGCACCCCAAGCCGGGCGAGGCGGTCGTCGAGGCCGCGGGCCGGCGCGTGCGGGAGGAACTGGGCGCGGAGCCGCGGGATCTGGCGCTGGCGGTGCCGGACTTCCGCTACCGGGCCGTCGACGCCAGCGGCATCGTCGAGCACGAGATCTGCCCCGTCTTCGTCGGGAAGGTCGACCCCGCCGAGCTGAGCCCGGACGCCGACGAGATCGCCGAGACGACCTGGGTGCCGTGGGAGGCCGTGGTGACCGCGGCGCGGGCCACCCCGATGCTGCTCAGCCCCTGGGCGGTCCGTCAGATCCCGCTGGTCGCCCAGATGGAGTCGTCGCTCTGGGGCGGGGACCGGCCGCACGCGCAGGGCGGGCTGTCCGCGTGA
- a CDS encoding DUF2505 domain-containing protein: MTIRRTLSWTIPGTPAEIVRRLGDPAVARARVEAEPALHAEVTELATDTPDGAALVMAVSAGIPQGWVPARVAANLPGQPRIVRREVWRLHDDGTAAADMTVGVEALPATTMAASAGLEPMDATRSTLTYEVQLSVAIPLVGAVVERAVIEQICRGYEKEAAVIRGS, encoded by the coding sequence ATGACGATCCGACGTACGTTGTCCTGGACCATCCCCGGCACGCCCGCGGAGATCGTCCGCAGGCTCGGCGACCCCGCGGTGGCGCGGGCCCGCGTCGAGGCCGAACCGGCCCTGCACGCCGAGGTGACCGAGCTGGCCACGGACACCCCCGACGGCGCGGCGCTGGTGATGGCCGTCTCCGCCGGGATCCCGCAGGGCTGGGTGCCGGCCAGGGTCGCCGCCAACCTGCCGGGGCAGCCGCGCATCGTCCGTCGCGAAGTGTGGCGGCTGCACGATGACGGTACGGCGGCCGCCGACATGACCGTCGGCGTCGAGGCGCTCCCGGCGACGACGATGGCCGCGAGCGCGGGGTTGGAGCCGATGGACGCGACGCGCAGCACGCTCACCTACGAGGTGCAGCTCTCCGTCGCGATTCCGCTGGTAGGGGCGGTCGTCGAGCGTGCGGTCATCGAGCAGATCTGCCGCGGGTACGAGAAGGAGGCGGCCGTCATCCGGGGCAGCTGA
- a CDS encoding lycopene cyclase domain-containing protein — MAGCLLITLPLELVLRARVYARPRRLLRALWPVVLLYSAWDVLGIVRGHWAYSPRYTTGWLIPPLGMPVEELVFFLVVPICGLLTYGAVGTVLRWGAAVRLRQAGARHGEARPAETRQAGDQRAEARRAGGGDA; from the coding sequence ATGGCCGGGTGCCTGCTCATCACGCTGCCTTTGGAGCTGGTCCTGCGGGCGCGGGTCTACGCGCGGCCGCGGCGGCTGCTGCGGGCCCTGTGGCCCGTCGTGCTGCTCTACTCCGCGTGGGACGTGCTCGGCATCGTGCGCGGCCACTGGGCGTATTCGCCGCGGTACACGACGGGCTGGCTCATCCCGCCGCTGGGGATGCCGGTGGAGGAGCTGGTCTTCTTCCTCGTGGTGCCGATCTGCGGGCTGCTGACCTACGGGGCGGTGGGGACGGTGCTGCGGTGGGGTGCGGCCGTGCGCCTCCGGCAGGCCGGGGCCCGACACGGGGAGGCCCGACCGGCAGAGACCCGGCAAGCGGGCGACCAGCGTGCGGAGGCCCGGCGGGCGGGGGGTGGCGATGCCTGA
- a CDS encoding class I SAM-dependent methyltransferase, translated as MSPITARDATVTAEFDRIGAHYDRLTGMSPGYDQQLYSSARSLVGLLPDDATGGAAPRPVRIADIGCGSGSSTAALVRALRESGRPFAVEGVDGSAGMLAQAQRKTWPAEVSFRHAQAQDLVAEQPRYDAVFAAYLVRNVPDKDAFLRVVRDMLRPGGVLLVHDYGVAGRPVDITAWTALCWGIVIPSAWVVTRRPQLFTYLWRSVLDFDTDERLRARLSDAGFAEVGQRPVPGWQRGMVRATWGRRP; from the coding sequence ATGTCGCCCATCACGGCCCGCGACGCGACGGTGACGGCGGAATTCGACCGCATCGGCGCCCACTACGACCGCCTCACGGGCATGTCGCCGGGCTACGACCAGCAGCTCTACAGTTCGGCGCGCAGCCTGGTCGGCCTGCTGCCGGACGACGCCACCGGGGGCGCCGCGCCGCGGCCGGTGCGGATCGCTGACATCGGCTGCGGGTCGGGCTCGTCCACCGCCGCGCTGGTGCGCGCCCTGCGCGAGAGCGGCCGGCCGTTCGCGGTCGAAGGGGTCGACGGATCGGCCGGCATGCTGGCGCAGGCCCAGCGCAAGACCTGGCCCGCCGAGGTGTCCTTCCGGCACGCCCAAGCGCAGGACCTCGTCGCCGAGCAGCCCCGGTACGACGCGGTGTTCGCCGCCTACCTCGTCCGCAACGTGCCCGACAAGGACGCCTTCCTGCGGGTCGTGCGGGACATGCTGCGCCCCGGCGGGGTGCTGCTGGTGCACGACTATGGCGTCGCCGGCCGCCCGGTCGATATCACCGCCTGGACCGCGTTGTGCTGGGGCATCGTCATCCCGTCGGCCTGGGTCGTCACGCGCCGGCCCCAGCTCTTCACGTACCTGTGGCGCAGCGTGCTGGACTTCGACACCGACGAGCGGCTGCGGGCCCGGCTGTCCGACGCAGGCTTCGCCGAGGTCGGACAGCGGCCGGTGCCGGGCTGGCAGCGCGGCATGGTCCGGGCCACCTGGGGGCGCCGGCCGTGA